The following proteins come from a genomic window of Legionella cherrii:
- the recX gene encoding recombination regulator RecX produces MTKAFDSAVRLLSRREHSALELCDKLKQKGYSATEVREALDECLRLDLQSDRRFVEVYIRSRIRQGYGPLKISQELSSKGIDRELIQQFLQQEEGNWLTYALDVWHKKNKGQLDLSFDELQKQQRFLLYRGFGMDTIVQVKKELKK; encoded by the coding sequence ATGACTAAAGCTTTTGATAGTGCTGTGCGCCTGCTGTCCAGGCGCGAGCACAGTGCACTAGAGCTTTGTGATAAATTGAAACAAAAAGGATATAGTGCAACAGAAGTAAGAGAAGCATTGGATGAATGTCTACGCTTGGATTTACAAAGTGATCGACGTTTTGTGGAAGTATACATTCGTTCACGTATACGCCAGGGTTATGGACCTTTAAAAATAAGTCAGGAATTGAGTAGTAAAGGAATTGATAGGGAATTAATTCAGCAATTCTTACAACAAGAAGAAGGTAATTGGTTGACTTATGCTTTGGATGTTTGGCATAAAAAAAATAAAGGACAACTTGATTTATCTTTTGACGAATTGCAAAAACAACAGCGTTTTTTGCTGTATCGTGGATTTGGAATGGATACCATTGTTCAAGTGAAAAAAGAATTGAAAAAATAA
- the alaS gene encoding alanine--tRNA ligase — protein sequence MKSSEIRKAFFDYFTQRGHQLVESSSLIPANDPTLLFTNAGMVQFKDLFLGLETRSYQRAVTAQRCVRAGGKHNDLENVGYTARHHTFFEMLGNFSFGDYFKREAIKFAWEFLTQVLRLPEERLWVTVYREDQEAEDIWLKEMKVSATRFSRCGEKDNFWSMGDTGPCGPCTEIFYDHGPEIAGGPPGSPDEDGDRYIEIWNLVFMQFNRDKDGNLHPLPKPSVDTGMGLERLAAVVQGVHSNYETDTFQYLIQSTAKLGNITDLNHTSLKVIADHIRSCAFLIADGVIPGNEGRGYVLRRIIRRAIRHGNKLGLPTPFFSRLVEPLIKVMGDAYPELIKYKPHIEKILNQEENQFARTLDQGLRLLQEQMHSLGGHEISGEIAFKLYDTYGFPVDLTADIAREQGLYVDMEGFNQLMQQQREQSQAASQFSVDYSTSAPLDYQSDFHGYEKKEMESKIIALVQDGKEVKTLNEGMKGAIVLDHTPFYAESGGQVGDKGLLRGPGFSFRVDDTQKKAQAIVHYGEVVEGNASLDQLVKAQIDNERREAIRLNHTATHLLHAALKTVVGPQVQQKGSLVDAERARFDFSHFESLTAEQIQAIEQLVNDQIRANNEVVTQIMDIESAKKSGAVALFGEKYTDKVRVLSMGEFSKELCGGTHARRTGDIGLFKIVAEYGIASGVRRIEMVTGRYALSWVNEQQFLLSELASLLKTTTNNLPDKITQLISENKGLEKEITKLQSEKAQKSGADLANEVEKINGISLLVKQLEGADSQTMRTTLDQLKSRLDSAVIVLFTLDQNKMNVIAGVSKNILGKAPTAATLVRHLCGKGGGRDDMAQGGGVAPDDLEKKIEEIREMVRHS from the coding sequence ATGAAAAGTTCTGAAATTAGAAAGGCATTCTTTGATTATTTCACACAACGTGGTCATCAACTCGTGGAATCCAGCTCTTTAATTCCTGCAAATGATCCTACTTTATTATTTACCAATGCAGGTATGGTGCAATTTAAGGATTTATTTTTAGGACTAGAAACGCGTTCTTATCAACGAGCCGTTACAGCACAACGCTGTGTGCGTGCTGGTGGAAAGCACAATGATTTGGAAAATGTGGGTTATACCGCAAGACACCATACATTTTTTGAAATGTTGGGCAATTTTAGTTTTGGCGATTATTTCAAACGCGAAGCTATAAAATTCGCTTGGGAATTTTTAACTCAAGTTCTGCGTTTACCCGAAGAGCGTTTGTGGGTGACTGTTTATAGAGAAGATCAGGAAGCAGAAGATATTTGGTTAAAAGAAATGAAAGTTTCCGCTACACGCTTTTCACGATGTGGTGAAAAAGATAATTTTTGGTCCATGGGGGATACTGGTCCTTGTGGCCCTTGCACTGAAATTTTTTATGATCATGGTCCTGAAATCGCAGGGGGTCCTCCGGGAAGCCCTGATGAAGATGGGGATCGCTATATAGAAATTTGGAACCTGGTATTCATGCAGTTTAATCGGGATAAGGATGGAAACCTACATCCGCTACCCAAACCTTCCGTGGATACAGGTATGGGGCTCGAGCGACTCGCAGCAGTAGTGCAAGGCGTACACAGTAATTATGAAACAGATACTTTCCAATATTTGATTCAATCTACGGCAAAACTTGGAAATATTACTGATTTAAACCATACCTCGTTAAAAGTGATTGCTGATCACATTCGTTCTTGTGCGTTTTTAATTGCTGATGGAGTAATTCCGGGCAATGAAGGGCGGGGGTATGTGCTGAGAAGAATAATTCGCAGAGCGATAAGACATGGTAATAAGTTAGGTTTGCCAACTCCATTTTTTTCAAGGTTAGTTGAACCTTTAATTAAAGTCATGGGTGATGCTTATCCTGAATTGATAAAATATAAGCCTCATATAGAAAAAATTCTTAATCAAGAAGAGAATCAATTCGCTCGTACTCTTGATCAAGGTTTACGCTTATTGCAAGAACAAATGCATTCCCTTGGCGGCCATGAAATATCAGGGGAAATCGCATTTAAGCTCTATGATACTTATGGTTTTCCTGTTGATTTAACTGCTGATATCGCCAGAGAACAAGGCCTCTATGTGGATATGGAGGGTTTTAATCAATTGATGCAACAGCAACGCGAACAATCTCAGGCTGCCAGCCAATTTAGCGTCGATTACAGTACCAGTGCACCATTGGATTACCAATCTGATTTTCATGGGTATGAGAAAAAAGAGATGGAATCCAAAATTATTGCTTTGGTTCAGGATGGAAAAGAAGTTAAAACTTTAAACGAAGGCATGAAGGGAGCTATAGTCCTTGATCACACGCCGTTTTATGCAGAGAGCGGGGGACAAGTAGGCGATAAAGGATTGTTAAGAGGACCAGGTTTTAGTTTTCGGGTCGACGACACTCAAAAGAAAGCTCAAGCCATTGTGCATTATGGAGAAGTAGTCGAAGGTAATGCATCCCTAGATCAGTTAGTTAAGGCGCAAATCGATAACGAACGTCGAGAGGCAATTCGTTTAAATCATACTGCAACTCATTTGTTGCATGCAGCACTTAAAACAGTCGTTGGGCCACAAGTCCAGCAAAAAGGTTCATTAGTTGATGCAGAGCGTGCGCGTTTTGACTTTTCTCATTTTGAATCATTAACTGCAGAACAAATACAAGCAATTGAACAATTGGTCAATGATCAAATTCGTGCAAATAATGAAGTTGTAACCCAGATTATGGATATTGAGTCTGCTAAAAAAAGCGGTGCGGTCGCTCTTTTTGGGGAAAAATATACCGATAAAGTGCGTGTATTATCCATGGGAGAATTCTCTAAAGAACTTTGTGGCGGAACACATGCACGAAGGACCGGTGATATCGGGTTGTTTAAAATCGTTGCCGAATATGGGATCGCCAGTGGGGTACGACGTATCGAGATGGTAACCGGTCGTTATGCTTTAAGCTGGGTTAATGAGCAACAGTTTTTATTAAGTGAATTAGCCTCTTTATTAAAAACCACAACCAATAATCTACCAGATAAAATCACGCAACTCATCTCTGAAAATAAGGGTTTGGAAAAGGAAATTACGAAGTTGCAAAGTGAGAAAGCACAAAAATCAGGTGCCGATCTGGCTAATGAGGTAGAAAAAATCAATGGGATTAGTTTGCTTGTAAAGCAATTGGAAGGAGCAGACAGTCAAACCATGCGTACTACCTTGGATCAATTGAAATCAAGACTTGATTCCGCTGTGATTGTTTTATTTACACTCGATCAAAATAAAATGAATGTGATTGCTGGAGTGAGTAAAAATATTTTAGGTAAAGCACCTACTGCAGCCACTCTGGTAAGACATCTCTGCGGAAAAGGTGGTGGTCGGGATGATATGGCCCAAGGTGGAGGAGTTGCTCCGGATGACTTGGAGAAGAAGATAGAGGAAATCAGAGAAATGGTTCGCCATTCATAA
- the mscL gene encoding large-conductance mechanosensitive channel protein MscL: MRFLQEFKQFAIKGNVIDLAVAVVIGAAFGKIISSLVSGIVMPLIGLLLGGVNVATKTFTVGDAVVKWGEFLQAVIDFTIISFSIFVAIKAISLLRKKEEKKETPPTREETLLAEIRDLLKEKTGTPDH, translated from the coding sequence ATGCGATTTTTACAAGAGTTTAAACAATTCGCCATCAAAGGAAATGTAATTGATCTTGCTGTCGCAGTGGTTATTGGTGCAGCATTTGGCAAAATCATTAGCTCTTTGGTAAGTGGTATTGTCATGCCTTTAATTGGTCTATTATTAGGTGGAGTCAATGTTGCAACTAAAACGTTTACAGTCGGTGATGCAGTGGTGAAGTGGGGCGAATTTCTCCAGGCAGTAATTGATTTTACTATCATTTCATTTTCAATTTTTGTAGCAATTAAAGCGATTTCCCTATTAAGAAAAAAGGAAGAAAAGAAAGAAACGCCACCCACAAGAGAAGAAACTTTATTGGCTGAAATTCGTGATCTATTGAAGGAAAAAACAGGTACACCAGACCATTAG
- a CDS encoding Thivi_2564 family membrane protein, translating to MSGLLNLIAIIVVFGLVLWLIDTFIPMPPSIKSLLNVLVLIILVIYILQFFGLIKTILPMITIFK from the coding sequence ATGAGCGGGTTACTGAATTTAATTGCAATAATTGTTGTTTTTGGGTTGGTGTTATGGTTAATAGATACTTTTATTCCTATGCCACCATCAATTAAAAGTCTGTTAAATGTACTGGTGCTTATTATTCTAGTTATCTACATTTTGCAGTTTTTTGGATTGATAAAAACAATCTTACCTATGATTACAATCTTTAAGTGA
- a CDS encoding SDR family NAD(P)-dependent oxidoreductase — MTQRTWVILGATSIIAEKFAHIVARSGHQLLMVGRQQKQLQIIANDIMLRYNINCDILVVDLIEQVDKLITVFKTTESELDLFIAHSDFTDNEHLNVETITHLIRLNILTTTLIIHSYLNRQQKEHHLLFLSSVAACRGRSKNSLYGASKASIEVYLQGLQQAASNNQHITIARLGFIDTKQTYGLPGIFYAAPPESCAKACWKALMRRRRIFYYPYFWRMIMAVITRLPFFLYKKMGKI, encoded by the coding sequence ATGACGCAAAGAACTTGGGTGATACTCGGCGCAACCTCCATTATTGCCGAAAAATTTGCACATATTGTTGCTCGTTCGGGGCATCAATTACTCATGGTAGGACGCCAACAAAAGCAGCTCCAAATCATTGCCAATGATATTATGCTTCGATATAACATAAATTGCGACATACTTGTTGTGGATCTGATTGAACAGGTCGATAAGTTAATCACTGTATTTAAAACAACAGAGAGTGAATTGGATTTGTTCATTGCCCACAGTGATTTCACCGATAATGAGCATCTTAATGTCGAGACAATAACCCACCTCATCAGACTCAATATTCTAACGACTACCCTAATCATCCACAGCTATTTAAATCGTCAGCAAAAAGAACATCATTTACTTTTTTTAAGTTCCGTTGCGGCATGCAGAGGACGCTCCAAAAACAGTCTGTATGGTGCAAGTAAAGCAAGTATCGAAGTTTATCTTCAAGGCCTACAACAGGCTGCCAGCAATAATCAACACATCACCATCGCCCGCTTAGGCTTTATTGACACCAAACAAACCTATGGCCTTCCGGGAATTTTTTATGCAGCACCACCAGAGTCTTGTGCAAAAGCTTGCTGGAAAGCGTTGATGCGTAGAAGAAGGATCTTCTATTATCCTTATTTTTGGCGAATGATTATGGCGGTAATTACTCGATTGCCATTTTTTCTTTACAAGAAAATGGGCAAGATTTGA
- a CDS encoding FAD-binding oxidoreductase: MHCKTRKFTNFSRARFSQSFCLRPDNEEQLADYLAHNPQQNILVRGSGLSYNDSCFNTNGMIIDTARLNHFINFNHETGIVVCQGGVSLKDLFLVHPDFIPPVLPGTVHATVAGGIAHDVHGKNNHQAGSFGHHLLGFDLLMGNKKLHCSREENSDLFHATIAGLGLTGVITRAELRLKKAPRFVHAEHKQFESIRALTEYMVAEGIHYDYQVSWLDLLNSTPRAILSTADHCEPVNTKKTKIHTVPKIPFSLIKRWNMKLFNQHFFTSKKGQETLALEQFNNPLDKLMHWNRLYGPRGLLQFQAVFDVDHAPIILEQLIELMRINKATPTLAVLKLFTEPGEGLLSFCKPGFTLAVDFVHNPQATQAISAMNQRITELNGRIYLAKDLFLNEKQFHSMYENHQQFSQTLGHYGCTMHSDLAKRLGIIK, from the coding sequence ATGCACTGCAAAACAAGAAAGTTCACGAATTTTAGCCGTGCACGCTTTAGTCAATCGTTTTGCTTACGTCCAGATAATGAAGAGCAACTTGCTGATTATCTTGCTCATAATCCTCAGCAAAACATTCTCGTACGAGGCTCAGGGTTAAGTTATAACGACAGTTGTTTTAATACTAATGGTATGATTATCGACACCGCGCGTCTGAATCATTTTATCAATTTTAATCATGAGACCGGGATTGTAGTATGTCAAGGTGGAGTATCACTCAAAGATTTATTTTTAGTACATCCTGATTTCATTCCTCCAGTTCTTCCTGGTACCGTTCATGCTACCGTAGCCGGAGGAATTGCTCATGATGTGCATGGAAAAAACAATCACCAGGCTGGTAGTTTTGGCCATCATCTCCTTGGGTTTGATCTACTCATGGGCAATAAAAAACTTCATTGCAGCCGTGAAGAAAACAGCGACTTATTTCATGCCACCATTGCAGGCTTAGGACTCACCGGTGTTATTACTCGAGCCGAACTTCGTCTAAAAAAAGCTCCTCGCTTTGTTCATGCAGAACACAAGCAATTTGAATCCATCCGAGCATTAACTGAATATATGGTAGCCGAGGGTATTCATTATGACTATCAAGTCTCTTGGCTTGATCTTCTGAATTCTACCCCTCGAGCCATTCTATCTACAGCGGATCATTGTGAACCTGTCAACACAAAGAAAACAAAGATCCATACCGTACCTAAAATTCCATTTTCTCTGATCAAGCGATGGAATATGAAATTGTTTAATCAGCATTTTTTTACCAGTAAAAAAGGTCAAGAAACACTAGCACTGGAACAATTTAATAATCCACTTGATAAACTCATGCACTGGAATAGACTTTATGGCCCAAGAGGATTGCTCCAATTCCAAGCTGTATTTGATGTCGATCATGCTCCAATTATTTTGGAGCAGTTAATCGAATTAATGCGGATTAATAAAGCCACCCCTACTCTCGCAGTGCTCAAGTTGTTTACCGAACCCGGTGAGGGCTTACTCTCTTTTTGTAAACCAGGATTTACCTTAGCCGTTGATTTCGTCCATAATCCTCAGGCAACACAAGCAATATCTGCGATGAATCAGCGAATCACTGAACTTAACGGTCGAATTTACTTAGCTAAAGATTTGTTTTTGAATGAAAAACAATTTCATAGCATGTATGAGAATCATCAACAATTTTCTCAGACTCTAGGCCATTATGGCTGTACAATGCACTCTGATCTAGCAAAACGATTAGGGATTATAAAATGA
- the fliM gene encoding flagellar motor switch protein FliM: MADKNVLSQEEIDALLKTVDENPEHLHQDSEEPAVTDEKDDNKRTKANKKKVTEAVFETVEIKDENDVKTLNFTAQERIVKGKLPVLDRIYDRAVRLFASDVYNVTAKDFEIKQDPLLITKHRDFMESLPNPSLMCISKFKPLRGKGIILFDSTFVYDLVDYYFGGSSQFFAQKDKTDFTATELRVMDVITKKLIANLTQAWKPIIQLEITKFNDETNPQLVNIAEPEEMLLVARFSMDFGKEIGTFYFILPYSMVEPIKEQLELGASRPDDEIDPNWVKSLKEELMDVELTVSSVMAETKSTLGAVMSWQVGDFIPMEMKEVVTLDIEGIPGFTATQGAANEKRAVKIIKNISY; the protein is encoded by the coding sequence ATGGCTGATAAAAACGTTTTATCGCAAGAAGAAATAGATGCTCTGCTGAAAACTGTGGATGAAAATCCTGAACACCTCCATCAAGACTCAGAAGAGCCTGCGGTAACTGATGAAAAAGACGACAATAAAAGAACAAAAGCTAATAAAAAGAAGGTTACTGAGGCTGTATTTGAGACAGTAGAAATAAAAGACGAAAATGATGTAAAAACACTGAATTTCACGGCTCAGGAACGCATCGTCAAAGGCAAGTTACCTGTATTAGATAGAATTTATGATCGCGCTGTGCGCTTATTTGCATCCGATGTCTATAACGTTACCGCCAAAGATTTTGAGATTAAACAAGATCCATTGCTCATTACCAAACATCGCGATTTTATGGAGAGCCTACCCAATCCGAGCTTAATGTGTATTTCTAAATTTAAGCCATTACGTGGTAAAGGGATTATTCTTTTTGATAGTACTTTTGTCTACGATCTGGTCGACTATTATTTTGGTGGAAGCTCGCAATTTTTTGCTCAAAAAGACAAAACTGATTTTACTGCGACTGAGTTACGTGTAATGGATGTGATTACCAAGAAACTCATTGCCAACTTGACTCAGGCATGGAAGCCCATTATCCAACTTGAGATTACCAAGTTTAATGATGAAACAAACCCACAGTTAGTCAATATAGCAGAACCTGAAGAAATGTTGTTAGTAGCACGCTTTTCGATGGATTTTGGCAAAGAAATAGGAACTTTTTATTTCATTTTACCTTACTCCATGGTTGAACCGATTAAAGAGCAATTGGAACTTGGTGCTTCTAGACCCGATGATGAAATTGATCCTAACTGGGTTAAATCGCTGAAAGAAGAATTAATGGATGTTGAATTAACGGTAAGCTCTGTCATGGCTGAAACAAAAAGCACTCTAGGGGCAGTGATGTCATGGCAAGTAGGTGATTTTATACCAATGGAAATGAAAGAAGTGGTTACTTTAGATATTGAAGGAATCCCAGGTTTTACGGCAACTCAAGGTGCTGCAAATGAAAAACGTGCAGTAAAAATAATAAAAAACATTAGTTATTAG
- the fliN gene encoding flagellar motor switch protein FliN produces the protein MEQAKPANTLSQEADSDKLDLILDIPVSVKVEIGHTKMTIRNLLRLNQGGIVALDRLAGDPLDVLVNGTLVAHGEVVVVNDKFGVRLTDIVTQAERIKRLR, from the coding sequence ATGGAACAAGCCAAACCAGCAAATACTCTTTCTCAGGAAGCAGACAGCGATAAACTGGATTTAATTTTAGATATACCGGTATCTGTAAAGGTAGAAATTGGTCATACCAAAATGACCATTCGTAATTTGCTTCGATTAAACCAAGGCGGGATTGTTGCCCTGGATCGTTTAGCGGGTGATCCGCTTGATGTGTTAGTCAATGGCACTTTAGTCGCGCACGGAGAAGTTGTAGTAGTGAATGATAAGTTTGGGGTGCGATTAACCGACATTGTCACTCAAGCAGAACGAATTAAGCGATTAAGATAA
- the fliO gene encoding flagellar biosynthetic protein FliO — translation MQSALNQGELIRVVMGLLVVLLLIMVLSWVVRRFHGMHMGSTKGFQSMASMILGPKEKITLLKVGTRYLLVGSGSGNITLLHDFGEQLPPGFEDTLNKPSFAALLKSVVKS, via the coding sequence ATGCAAAGTGCACTCAATCAGGGAGAGCTCATCCGTGTGGTGATGGGCCTATTGGTGGTTTTATTACTCATCATGGTATTGTCTTGGGTAGTGAGGCGATTTCATGGTATGCACATGGGCTCGACCAAGGGATTTCAATCCATGGCCAGTATGATTTTGGGACCTAAAGAAAAAATCACCTTATTAAAGGTGGGGACTCGTTATTTATTGGTTGGCTCAGGTTCCGGAAACATCACATTGCTCCATGATTTTGGCGAACAGCTTCCACCAGGATTTGAGGACACTCTAAATAAACCTTCATTTGCGGCTCTGCTTAAATCGGTTGTGAAATCATAA
- the fliP gene encoding flagellar type III secretion system pore protein FliP (The bacterial flagellar biogenesis protein FliP forms a type III secretion system (T3SS)-type pore required for flagellar assembly.), producing the protein MTVQPGANGEQTYSVNLQILIFMTLLTVLPGMLMAMTAFTRIIIVLSILRQAIGMAQTPTNQILIGIALFMTYFVMSPVFNKINDTAVQPYLKETIKFPQALANAQVPLREFMLNQTRKNDLSMFEKFAQENPATLNEVPMSVVIPAFITSELKTAFQIGFILFLPFLIIDMVVSSVLMAMGMMMLSPLIISLPFKIMLFVMVDGWTLILGSLASSFAMS; encoded by the coding sequence ATGACCGTACAACCTGGTGCCAATGGAGAACAGACCTACAGTGTGAACCTCCAAATTTTGATTTTTATGACGTTGTTAACCGTGTTGCCTGGGATGTTGATGGCAATGACAGCGTTTACAAGAATAATTATAGTGCTTTCCATTTTACGTCAGGCTATAGGGATGGCTCAAACCCCGACCAATCAAATTTTAATTGGTATTGCGCTATTTATGACTTATTTTGTGATGTCACCTGTATTTAATAAAATCAATGACACTGCAGTACAACCTTATCTCAAAGAGACTATTAAATTTCCTCAGGCCCTGGCCAATGCACAAGTACCTTTACGGGAATTTATGTTAAATCAAACACGCAAAAATGATTTATCCATGTTTGAAAAATTCGCTCAAGAAAATCCCGCTACGCTTAATGAAGTACCCATGAGTGTCGTGATTCCAGCATTCATCACCAGTGAATTAAAAACAGCCTTTCAGATTGGATTTATTTTATTTTTGCCCTTTTTGATTATTGATATGGTGGTATCCAGTGTTCTGATGGCAATGGGTATGATGATGTTATCGCCTTTAATTATTTCATTACCCTTTAAGATCATGCTTTTTGTTATGGTGGATGGTTGGACACTCATTTTAGGCTCACTGGCTTCAAGTTTTGCTATGAGTTAA
- the fliQ gene encoding flagellar biosynthesis protein FliQ, which translates to MTPESVVSIFSEGVYLMLLLITVLILPGLIIGVLVSMFQAATQINETSLSFIPKLFITFLMLVFAGPWLLKTMVNYTDSLITNIPYLIG; encoded by the coding sequence ATGACTCCAGAGTCTGTAGTTTCTATATTCAGTGAAGGTGTGTATTTAATGCTGCTATTGATCACAGTGCTCATTCTTCCTGGTTTAATTATTGGTGTTCTCGTTTCTATGTTTCAAGCAGCAACACAAATTAATGAAACGAGTTTGAGTTTTATACCCAAATTATTTATTACCTTTTTGATGCTTGTATTTGCTGGTCCTTGGTTATTGAAAACGATGGTGAATTACACGGATTCGTTAATTACCAATATTCCTTACTTAATAGGCTAA
- the fliR gene encoding flagellar biosynthetic protein FliR → MKLDYPTIIGMISQAIWPMGRIGGLLLTVPVFSSALLPARIKIIFLFVLSCVCAFMVPKELSFLNFKGIFLGYILQELLFGLLMGFVLQLVFQVFVLGGQIIAMQAGLSFAVMMDPASRASVPLVSQLYSMMMTLIFLALNGHLTVFETLLDSFRIMPIGQLSVTQSMVWNVILFSGWMFKQALLISIPALLSLLIVSLAFGIMSRAAPQLNIFSLGFPITLIMGMVVIKVGLPSVAAQMADLIKDGMRFMIGMLH, encoded by the coding sequence ATGAAGCTGGATTATCCAACAATTATCGGTATGATAAGTCAGGCCATTTGGCCAATGGGTCGTATTGGCGGGTTATTGCTTACAGTACCAGTATTTTCTTCTGCCTTATTACCAGCGCGCATTAAAATTATTTTCCTTTTTGTACTAAGTTGTGTCTGTGCTTTTATGGTTCCTAAAGAACTTTCTTTTCTGAATTTCAAAGGAATTTTTTTAGGATACATCCTCCAGGAATTGCTCTTTGGTTTGTTAATGGGATTTGTCTTACAACTCGTTTTTCAGGTTTTTGTTTTGGGCGGACAAATTATTGCAATGCAGGCAGGCCTCAGTTTTGCAGTGATGATGGATCCTGCAAGCAGAGCCAGTGTCCCGCTTGTTAGCCAGCTTTATTCCATGATGATGACCTTAATTTTTTTGGCACTTAATGGTCATTTGACTGTTTTTGAAACCTTATTGGATAGTTTCAGAATCATGCCTATAGGACAGCTTTCTGTGACTCAATCTATGGTTTGGAATGTCATTTTATTTTCGGGCTGGATGTTTAAACAGGCCCTATTGATTTCAATTCCAGCTTTATTGTCTTTACTTATTGTGAGTCTTGCCTTCGGAATTATGTCTCGCGCAGCACCACAATTGAATATTTTTTCTTTAGGATTTCCTATAACGTTGATCATGGGAATGGTTGTGATTAAGGTGGGTTTGCCTAGTGTTGCCGCACAAATGGCGGATCTTATCAAAGATGGGATGCGTTTTATGATAGGGATGTTGCACTGA
- the flhB gene encoding flagellar biosynthesis protein FlhB codes for MAEQEQAQEKTEQPSAKRLKEARKKGQVARSKDFNTTVTLLFTALGFLIFGKQLAHQMATMMRQAFEFDTRVIITPITSLERLFFLAKMGFWSLIPLLAVIFLITLAAPLLMGGWVFSGQVILPKFSRLNVFQGLKRMVSVKSFAEMIKSFFKFLLVAVVAIVVLKSQVPALLALAHVPIETAIGSGALIVVKSFVLITASLIVIAAFDVPFQLYEHQKNMKMTMQELRDEYKETEGKPEVKSAIRRAQQEISRRRMMNEISKANVVLTNPTHYAVAISYKEKSHKAPIVVAKGKDLVAFQISKVAKSHQIPIISVPPLARALYFSTKLNKEIPRGLYVAVAQVLAYVFQLRDKERYDYKPTVLQDVPIPPELARKAEENVNE; via the coding sequence ATGGCAGAGCAAGAACAAGCACAAGAAAAAACCGAACAGCCCTCGGCCAAACGGCTCAAAGAAGCGCGAAAAAAAGGTCAGGTTGCTCGCTCAAAAGATTTCAACACCACAGTGACCTTACTTTTTACTGCTTTGGGATTTCTTATTTTTGGTAAACAGTTAGCACATCAGATGGCAACAATGATGCGTCAAGCTTTTGAATTTGATACACGCGTCATTATTACACCCATAACAAGTTTAGAACGTTTATTTTTTCTGGCTAAAATGGGATTTTGGTCTTTAATACCCTTATTGGCTGTAATTTTTCTGATTACTTTGGCTGCTCCTTTGCTGATGGGGGGCTGGGTGTTTAGCGGGCAAGTGATACTACCTAAGTTTTCACGACTCAACGTATTTCAAGGACTTAAACGAATGGTTTCGGTGAAAAGTTTTGCTGAAATGATTAAATCGTTTTTCAAGTTTCTTTTAGTCGCAGTTGTAGCCATAGTGGTATTGAAATCACAAGTACCTGCCTTGTTAGCTTTGGCTCATGTTCCCATAGAAACAGCAATTGGCAGCGGTGCTTTGATCGTAGTGAAGTCATTTGTATTAATTACTGCCAGTTTGATTGTTATCGCTGCTTTTGATGTGCCTTTTCAATTGTATGAGCATCAAAAAAACATGAAAATGACGATGCAAGAATTGAGAGATGAATATAAAGAAACAGAGGGTAAGCCTGAGGTAAAAAGTGCTATTCGTCGCGCCCAGCAGGAAATCTCGAGGCGGCGGATGATGAATGAAATATCTAAAGCGAATGTCGTGTTAACTAACCCCACTCATTATGCCGTAGCCATTAGTTACAAAGAAAAGAGTCATAAGGCACCCATAGTTGTGGCAAAGGGCAAAGACTTAGTTGCTTTTCAAATAAGCAAAGTTGCAAAATCACATCAAATTCCCATTATATCGGTGCCACCCTTAGCACGTGCTCTCTATTTTTCTACCAAATTAAATAAGGAAATACCCAGAGGACTCTACGTCGCTGTAGCCCAGGTTTTAGCCTATGTGTTTCAACTGCGAGATAAGGAACGTTACGATTATAAACCCACGGTATTACAGGATGTTCCTATTCCGCCCGAATTAGCGCGCAAAGCAGAGGAGAATGTGAATGAATAA